A DNA window from Mastomys coucha isolate ucsf_1 unplaced genomic scaffold, UCSF_Mcou_1 pScaffold21, whole genome shotgun sequence contains the following coding sequences:
- the LOC116101059 gene encoding olfactory receptor 5AN1-like encodes MIKGRNITEITEFILLGFSDFPQIKALLIVMFLILYIAALTWNLSLIVLIRMDSYLHTPMYFFISNLSFIDIGYISSIVPKVLSNLFQEKQTISFAGCIVQYFMFCTTGLSESSLMTAMAYDRYAAICNPLLYSSIMSPTLCAQMVMGSYTAGLIGSVSLVCAVLQLHFCGPNVIRHFFCDIPQMLKLSCTDTFFAHVVILILTMFFCFTNALAILISYGYIVLSIMKITSAKGRYKAFNTYASHLTAVSLFYTSGAFVYLSSISGGSSSFDRFVSVFYTVLIPMLNPLVYSLRNKDIKDAVKRLQKKLGCC; translated from the coding sequence ATGATTAAAGGAAGAAACATTACTGAGATCACCGAATTCATTCTCCTAGGATTCTCGGATTTCCCCCAAATCAAAGCACTGCTCATTGTTATGTTCCTCATCCTGTACATTGCAGCCCTGACCTGGAACCTGTCCCTTATTGTTTTAATAAGGATGGACTCCTACCTCCATACACCTATGTACTTCTTTATCAGTAACCTGTCCTTTATAGACATCGGCTATATCAGTTCTATAGTCCCAAAGGTGCTTTCAAACCTCTTCCAGGAAAAGCAAACTATCAGCTTTGCAGGCTGTATAGTTCAATACTTTATGTTTTGCACCACAGGACTGAGTGAATCTTCCCTCATGACAGCCATGGCCTATGACAGGTATGCTGCCATTTGTAACCCTCTTCTCTATTCATCAATCATGTCACCCACACTATGTGCTCAGATGGTGATGGGAAGCTATACAGCAGGACTCATAGGTTCTGTGTCTCTGGTGTGTGCCGTGCTGCAGCTCCACTTCTGTGGACCTAATGTCATCAGACATTTCTTCTGTGACATACCCCAGATGTTAAAACTATCCTGCACTGATACTTTCTTTGCCCATGTAGTGATTCTTATATTAacgatgtttttttgttttacaaatgccTTAGCCATCTTGATATCCTATGGCTATATCGTCTTATCCATTATGAAGATCACTTCAGCTAAGGGTAGGTACAAGGCCTTCAACACTTATGCTTCTCACCTGACAGCTGTTTCTCTATTCTACACCTCCGGTGCTTTTGTCTATTTGAGTTCCATCTCTGGTGGCTCCTCCAGCTTTGACAGATTTGTATCTGTCTTCTACACTGTGCTGATTCCTATGTTGAACCCTTTGGTGTATAGTCTGAGGAACAAGGACATCAAAGATGCTGTAAAAAGGTTACAAAAGAAGCTGGGATGCTGCTAA
- the LOC116101413 gene encoding LOW QUALITY PROTEIN: caprin-1-like (The sequence of the model RefSeq protein was modified relative to this genomic sequence to represent the inferred CDS: inserted 3 bases in 2 codons): MPSATSHSGSSSKSSGPPPQSGSSGXGAAAPASQHQATSTGPVQTKAMKQILGVIDKKLRNLEKKKGKLDDYQEQMNKGQRLNQDQLDAISKYQEVTNNLEFAKELQRSFMALSQDIQKTIKKTARREQLMREEAEQKRLKTVLGLQYVLDKLGDDDVRTDLKQGLSGVPILSEEELSLLNEFYKLVDPEHDMSLRLNEQYEHASIHLWDLLEGKEKPVCGTTYKALKEIVERVFQSNYFDSTHNHQNRLCEEEEAASAPTVEDQVAEAEPEPKEKYTEQSEVESTEYVNRQFMAETQFSSGEKEQVDDYNQSFSSQPHQVEQTELQQDQLQTVVGTYRGSQDQPHQVPGNHQQPPXQNTGFPWSSQLYYNSRGVSRGGSRGARGLKNGYRGPANGFRGGYDGYRPSFSNTPNSGYTQSQFSAPRDYSGYQRDEYQQNFKQGSGQSGPRGAPRGRGGPPRPNRGMPQMNTQQVN, translated from the exons ATGCCCTCGGCCACCAGCCACAGCGGAAGCAGCAGCAAATCATCGGGACCGCCACCGCAGTCGGGTTCCTCCGG AGGGGCAGCTGCGCCAGCTTCTCAGCATCAGGCAACCAGCACTGGCCCGGTCCAGACCAAGGCCATGAAGCAGATTCTCGGCGTAATTGACAAGAAACTTCGGAACCTGGAGAAGAAAAAGGGTAAACTTGATGATTACCAGGAACAAATGAATAAAGGGCAAAGGCTCAATCAAGATCAGCTGGATGCCATATCTAAGTACCAGGAAGTCACAAATAATTTGGAGTTTGCAAAGGAATTACAGAGGAGTTTCATGGCATTAAGTCAAGATAttcagaaaacaataaagaagacaGCACGTCGGGAACAGCTTATGAGGGAAGAAGCAGAACAGAAGCGCTTAAAAACTGTGCTTGGGTTACAGTATGTATTGGATAAGCTGGGAGATGATGATGTGAGAACGGATCTGAAACAAGGTTTGAGTGGAGTGCCAATATTGTCTGAAGAGGAGTTGTCCTTGTTGAATGAATTCTACAAGCTAGTAGACCCTGAGCACGACATGAGTTTAAGGTTAAATGAGCAGTATGAACATGCCTCCATTCACTTGTGGGATTTgctggaagggaaagaaaagcctGTATGTGGAACAACCTATAAAGCTCTAAAGGAAATTGTTGAGCGTGTTTTTCAGTCAAACTACTTTGACAGCACTCACAATCATCAAAATAGGTTgtgtgaggaggaagaggcagcttCAGCACCTACAGTGGAAGACCAGGTTGCTGAAGCTGAACCTGAGCCAAAGGAAAAATACACAGAGCAAAGTGAGGTTGAATCAACAGAGTATGTCAATAGGCAGTTCATGGCAGAAACACAGTTCAGCAGTGGTGAGAAGGAACAAGTGGATGA TTATAACCAGAGTTTTTCCAGTCAGCCTCACCAAGTGGAACAAACAGAGCTTCAACAAGACCAGCTGCAAACAGTGGTTGGCACATACCGTGGATCCCAGGACCAGCCTCATCAAGTGCCTGGTAACCACCAGCAGCCCC AGCAGAACACTGGCTTTCCATGGAGCAGTCAGCTTTATTACAATAGCCGTGGTGTATCTCGAGGAGGGTCTCGTGGTGCCAGAGGcttgaagaatggatacaggggCCCTGCCAATGGATTTAGAGGAGGATATGATGGTTATCGCCCTTCATTCTCAAACACTCCAAACAGTGGTTATACACAGTCTCAGTTCAGTGCTCCCCGGGACTACTCTGGCTACCAGCGGGATGAATATCAGCAGAATTTCAAGCAAGGCTCTGGGCAGAGTGGACCACGGGGAGCCCCACGAGGTCGTGGAGGGCCGCCAAGACCCAACAGAGGGATGCCACAAATGAACACTCAGCAAGTGAATTGA